Proteins from one Flammeovirgaceae bacterium genomic window:
- a CDS encoding OmpA family protein: MVLTTFVEMKYFLFLGLAWLAPLVSVSQPITNKSFANVNSPFDEQAPVLSPDGKTLYFTIANHPQNIGGKRDKGDIWQSVRIGDEWSAPIHAGTVLNNKGYNAVGGFSPDGSQMFLLGHYSPDGEAKTQGISVSRNTGSGWTTPENIFIPYFLNKNPVISGHVNSSGNVLVFAGEGYSSLGVEDIYVSVKDATGKWIEPQNLGRNINTSFQEWSPWLSEDTRYLYFASNGRQGYGSFDIYYSKRLDDSWTKWSAPVNMGAGVNSEGRELFYFPAPKDGLALYTSTLNSDGYGDIKMYRPPKEALDSLMKEMPVDTVVKLVEIKREKPIAGDEKSVRVWGKITNATTNAPVAARVNFQSGSDFQVVAGPDGVFSISVPSVDDYSIKVEAPGFLSSFEKLDIRTFEMKDFEMNFSLQPVEVGATANLKSVLFQQSTANLLDESYSELDMVVDFLKANPTVEIELAGHTDNRGLQVHNLRLSRERVAKVKEYLTSKGIDGKRITGKGYGGIKPIASNDSETTRRLNRRVEFTIIKN, encoded by the coding sequence ATGGTTTTAACTACTTTTGTGGAGATGAAGTATTTTTTGTTTTTAGGCCTTGCGTGGCTGGCCCCGTTGGTGTCCGTAAGCCAACCGATCACCAATAAGTCGTTTGCCAATGTAAACTCGCCCTTTGATGAGCAGGCCCCGGTACTTAGCCCGGATGGCAAGACACTTTATTTTACGATCGCCAACCATCCTCAAAATATAGGGGGCAAGCGGGACAAAGGCGACATTTGGCAATCCGTACGGATTGGGGACGAGTGGTCTGCGCCCATCCATGCCGGCACGGTGCTGAACAACAAGGGGTACAATGCCGTGGGCGGGTTTTCCCCTGACGGCTCACAAATGTTCTTGCTCGGCCACTACAGCCCTGACGGGGAGGCCAAAACACAAGGGATATCCGTTTCCCGGAATACCGGTTCAGGGTGGACAACCCCCGAAAATATTTTCATCCCCTACTTCTTGAACAAAAACCCTGTCATTTCGGGGCACGTCAACTCATCGGGAAACGTATTGGTGTTTGCAGGCGAGGGGTATTCTTCGCTGGGGGTGGAGGATATTTATGTTTCGGTAAAAGATGCAACGGGAAAATGGATCGAGCCCCAAAACCTTGGCCGGAACATCAATACCTCTTTTCAGGAATGGAGCCCCTGGTTGAGCGAAGACACGCGCTATTTGTATTTTGCCTCCAACGGAAGGCAGGGCTATGGGAGTTTTGACATCTATTATTCCAAAAGGCTTGACGATAGCTGGACCAAATGGTCTGCCCCCGTCAACATGGGGGCGGGCGTCAATTCCGAAGGCAGGGAATTGTTTTATTTCCCGGCCCCTAAGGATGGGCTTGCCCTGTACACCTCCACGCTCAACAGTGATGGGTATGGCGACATTAAGATGTACCGGCCACCGAAAGAAGCACTTGATTCCCTGATGAAGGAAATGCCGGTGGACACAGTGGTGAAATTGGTGGAAATAAAAAGGGAAAAGCCAATTGCCGGTGATGAAAAATCGGTGAGGGTTTGGGGGAAAATAACCAATGCCACCACCAACGCACCGGTTGCGGCCAGGGTAAATTTCCAATCCGGTTCGGATTTTCAGGTAGTGGCAGGCCCTGATGGCGTTTTTTCCATCAGTGTGCCCTCAGTGGACGACTACAGCATTAAAGTGGAGGCGCCCGGGTTTTTAAGCAGCTTCGAAAAACTGGACATCCGCACCTTTGAAATGAAGGACTTCGAAATGAACTTCTCGTTGCAGCCGGTGGAGGTGGGCGCAACCGCCAACTTAAAGAGTGTCCTTTTCCAGCAAAGTACCGCCAACCTGCTGGACGAATCATATAGTGAGCTGGACATGGTGGTGGATTTTCTTAAGGCAAACCCTACGGTTGAAATCGAGTTGGCAGGCCATACTGACAACCGCGGTTTGCAAGTGCACAACCTGCGGCTGTCACGGGAGCGGGTGGCGAAGGTGAAGGAATACCTCACCAGCAAAGGCATTGATGGAAAAAGGATCACCGGCAAAGGGTATGGGGGCATCAAGCCCATTGCCAGCAACGATTCCGAAACCACCCGCAGGCTCAACCGTAGGGTGGAATTTACGATTATTAAGAACTAG
- a CDS encoding DNA-3-methyladenine glycosylase, protein MKLKEPFYQRPQVDKIARDLLGKVLVSRINNSLTSGIIVETEAYSYKERGCHAYNNLRTARTEILFGKGGLVYVYLCYGIHHLFNIVTNKEGRAEAVLVRALEPLDGSDLMLQRSHYRRIHRITSGPGKLTKALGIDRTSNGKLLTGDDVWVEDRGMKVAKNKVIVAKRIGIDYAGEDALLPWRFYVKGNPWVSRA, encoded by the coding sequence GTGAAACTCAAAGAACCTTTTTACCAGCGGCCCCAGGTCGATAAAATAGCCAGGGACCTTCTGGGCAAAGTATTGGTAAGCCGAATTAACAATTCTTTAACAAGTGGGATTATCGTTGAAACGGAGGCTTATTCCTATAAGGAAAGGGGATGCCACGCCTATAATAACTTACGGACGGCACGAACGGAAATATTGTTTGGAAAAGGTGGCCTGGTTTATGTGTACCTGTGCTACGGCATCCACCATTTGTTCAACATTGTGACCAACAAAGAGGGGCGGGCCGAGGCCGTATTGGTGCGGGCCTTGGAGCCGCTGGACGGGAGCGACCTGATGCTGCAGCGTTCGCATTATAGGCGCATCCACCGGATAACCTCCGGGCCCGGCAAACTAACGAAGGCATTGGGCATTGACAGGACGTCCAATGGAAAATTGTTGACAGGTGACGATGTTTGGGTGGAAGACCGGGGCATGAAAGTTGCAAAGAACAAAGTCATAGTGGCAAAAAGGATCGGCATAGACTATGCTGGCGAAGATGCGTTGCTGCCCTGGCGGTTTTATGTAAAGGGCAACCCCTGGGTAAGCAGGGCTTAA
- a CDS encoding DUF2911 domain-containing protein: protein MAHAQIQTPQPSPAGSVSSVVGLTDVKVDYSRPQMKGRKIFGEGDGYLTPYGQIWRTGANNGTIISFSDDVTVEGIKVPKGEYLIFTWPGASEWTISLYSDLSLGGNTAAYDKSKEVANFKVKAEKLAEAIQTLTINIADIAEDSKSANIQIAWENTSVKFKVGVDYDTKVMAAIEANTKVNPANLIAAARYYHATKRDLKQALAWTNEYLSIGKNSEQFWNVHFKAQLLKDMGDKKGALAAATQSLEAAKKAAGDFGYIKLNEELIKSLK from the coding sequence ATGGCACATGCACAGATCCAAACCCCTCAGCCCAGCCCTGCCGGATCGGTGTCGAGTGTGGTTGGCTTAACGGATGTCAAGGTAGATTACTCACGCCCCCAAATGAAAGGGCGCAAGATCTTTGGCGAAGGTGACGGGTACCTCACCCCATATGGCCAAATCTGGAGGACGGGGGCCAATAATGGCACCATCATTTCCTTTTCGGACGATGTAACGGTGGAAGGCATAAAAGTACCCAAAGGCGAATACCTCATTTTTACCTGGCCAGGCGCCAGCGAATGGACAATATCGTTGTACAGCGACCTTTCGCTAGGTGGGAACACGGCCGCATACGACAAAAGTAAAGAGGTGGCCAACTTTAAGGTAAAGGCAGAAAAACTTGCCGAAGCCATTCAAACGCTTACCATAAACATTGCCGACATCGCTGAAGACAGCAAGAGTGCAAACATCCAGATTGCCTGGGAAAATACATCGGTGAAATTCAAAGTAGGCGTGGATTACGACACTAAAGTAATGGCGGCCATTGAAGCCAATACCAAAGTCAACCCGGCCAACCTTATTGCGGCAGCGCGATATTACCACGCCACAAAAAGGGACCTGAAGCAGGCATTGGCATGGACCAACGAATACCTGTCGATAGGAAAAAATTCTGAGCAATTTTGGAACGTCCACTTTAAAGCACAACTTTTAAAAGACATGGGCGACAAAAAAGGTGCGTTGGCAGCGGCCACGCAATCCCTGGAGGCCGCCAAAAAAGCAGCAGGCGATTTTGGCTATATCAAGCTCAATGAGGAATTGATCAAGTCCCTGAAATAA
- a CDS encoding DUF2911 domain-containing protein: protein MKTYFALLLGVLVSGVALAQIKTPPASPTFELKGTVGFAEVKVVYSRPSARGRQVAGNLIPYDEVWRTGANASTKISFSEPVKLDGHPVAAGEYALYTIFTQDKATIILSKNLGWWGAIGYDPAEDALRFEVPLKHPSSHYETFTISFSDFTRNSANLNLKWEHTKAMFNIQSDVDARVMADIQAELIDGKTASARSYYDGAAYYFDTNRDAALALAWATKAIEMDKDPKYWMWYLKAQLLARNNKNEEAVATATKAAALAKAAGNLDYVKLNEQLIASLK from the coding sequence ATGAAAACATATTTTGCCCTGTTGCTGGGCGTACTGGTAAGTGGGGTTGCCCTCGCCCAAATAAAAACACCACCGGCAAGCCCTACTTTCGAGCTGAAAGGCACCGTTGGCTTTGCCGAAGTAAAAGTGGTCTATTCCAGGCCAAGTGCCAGGGGAAGGCAAGTGGCCGGAAACCTCATACCCTATGATGAAGTATGGCGGACAGGTGCCAATGCCTCCACCAAGATAAGCTTTAGCGAACCCGTAAAGTTGGATGGCCACCCCGTTGCTGCGGGTGAATATGCGCTGTACACCATCTTCACCCAAGACAAGGCCACCATCATTTTGAGCAAAAACCTGGGTTGGTGGGGCGCCATCGGCTACGACCCGGCCGAAGATGCATTGAGGTTTGAGGTGCCCCTTAAACATCCCAGTAGCCACTATGAAACCTTTACCATCAGCTTTTCCGATTTTACGAGGAACAGCGCCAACCTCAACCTGAAATGGGAACACACCAAGGCAATGTTCAATATCCAGTCGGATGTGGATGCCCGCGTGATGGCCGACATACAGGCGGAACTGATTGATGGCAAAACGGCTTCCGCCAGAAGCTATTACGATGGGGCTGCCTATTATTTCGATACAAACAGGGACGCGGCCCTCGCGTTGGCCTGGGCCACCAAAGCCATTGAAATGGACAAAGACCCCAAGTACTGGATGTGGTACCTAAAGGCACAACTGTTGGCAAGGAACAACAAGAATGAAGAGGCGGTGGCCACGGCCACCAAAGCGGCAGCCCTGGCCAAAGCGGCAGGAAATTTGGATTACGTAAAGCTCAACGAGCAGTTGATCGCCTCGTTGAAGTAA
- a CDS encoding Crp/Fnr family transcriptional regulator, which yields MESKIWYLSQINVLKNLSGDQLMELANLCGMRTLQRGENLYLPGEANDIYFLKKGSVKLISNSKEGEELIQDIIYVGEIFGQLQPGDLGSGLESAVAMEEVVVCFLPVSAWQNFLSNNIPLKLSILKWVGFKIRKVERKIDRLYFKDARTRVMELFADLAQLAGTPIGGNVKLRMRLTHEEIAQLTGNSRQSTTTLMNALRKEGLIDYNRNRITINRSLLSLMENK from the coding sequence ATGGAAAGCAAAATCTGGTACCTGTCGCAAATAAATGTTTTAAAAAACCTATCCGGGGACCAGTTGATGGAACTTGCCAACCTCTGTGGGATGAGGACCCTTCAGCGTGGCGAAAACCTGTACTTGCCTGGCGAGGCCAATGACATCTATTTCCTGAAGAAGGGGTCCGTCAAGCTCATCTCCAACTCCAAAGAAGGCGAAGAACTCATTCAAGACATTATTTATGTGGGGGAAATATTCGGCCAGCTTCAACCGGGGGACCTGGGCAGTGGGTTAGAGTCGGCAGTGGCCATGGAAGAAGTTGTCGTTTGTTTTTTACCGGTGAGTGCATGGCAAAACTTTTTGTCCAATAATATACCATTAAAACTCAGCATACTGAAGTGGGTGGGGTTTAAAATAAGAAAGGTAGAACGAAAAATAGACAGGCTATACTTCAAGGATGCACGCACCCGGGTAATGGAACTCTTTGCAGACCTGGCACAACTGGCCGGGACACCCATCGGGGGCAACGTAAAACTCAGGATGCGCCTGACCCACGAAGAAATTGCGCAGCTCACCGGCAACAGCCGGCAAAGCACCACTACCCTCATGAATGCGTTAAGGAAAGAGGGACTTATTGATTACAACAGGAACAGGATAACCATTAACCGGTCGTTGTTGTCATTGATGGAAAACAAATAG
- a CDS encoding ATP-binding cassette domain-containing protein gives MLKAENISVRIGGKTLLDKVDAEFLPGKLNLVIGPNGAGKSTLMKVLSRQMTGYDGKVLYGGVNSRALRDKALARMRAVLSQNVDLAFPLKVWEIVMMGRYPHFAGSPRAVDEEACLAALKFFEVEEMADRNYMTLSGGERQRVHFARVLTQLWYPAPGHGRYLLLDEPLTFLDVHYQFQFMHKVIDLLRQPDLVVVGVVHDLNLAARFGDVVHLIQNGRLVASGPKEVVLTETNVQNAFHLKPIIYREERGLRLFFE, from the coding sequence ATGCTGAAGGCTGAAAACATTTCGGTGCGCATTGGTGGCAAAACCCTCTTGGATAAGGTGGATGCCGAATTTTTGCCCGGCAAGCTCAACCTGGTCATCGGGCCGAACGGGGCAGGCAAGTCCACCCTGATGAAAGTGCTGAGCCGGCAGATGACGGGCTATGATGGCAAAGTGTTGTATGGTGGCGTCAACAGCAGGGCCCTTCGCGACAAGGCCCTGGCCAGGATGCGCGCGGTGCTTTCGCAAAACGTTGACCTGGCTTTTCCGCTAAAGGTTTGGGAAATTGTGATGATGGGCCGGTATCCCCATTTTGCCGGCTCGCCCAGGGCGGTGGACGAGGAAGCTTGCCTGGCGGCACTTAAATTCTTTGAGGTGGAGGAAATGGCTGACCGAAACTATATGACCTTGAGCGGGGGGGAACGACAGCGGGTGCATTTTGCCCGTGTGCTCACGCAACTCTGGTACCCCGCGCCCGGCCATGGCCGTTACCTACTGCTGGACGAGCCGCTCACCTTTTTGGACGTCCATTATCAATTCCAGTTTATGCACAAAGTGATTGACCTGCTGAGGCAACCGGATTTGGTGGTGGTGGGGGTTGTGCACGACTTGAACCTGGCCGCCCGCTTTGGCGATGTGGTCCACCTCATCCAAAATGGCCGCCTGGTGGCCAGCGGCCCCAAAGAAGTAGTATTGACGGAAACCAATGTTCAAAACGCCTTTCACCTAAAGCCTATAATTTACCGGGAAGAACGGGGGCTGCGCTTGTTTTTTGAATAA
- a CDS encoding iron ABC transporter permease, whose amino-acid sequence MGKLNKRSRAVFPILTALLVITFFLSLKFGAITISWAEIQSSFLHWITGGESNLNERIFLQIRLPRAFAGVLVGAGLGVGGVLMQALFRNPIVEPGLVGTSSGAAFGASLYFVLGSVIKFHAGEWTLPIAACMGGALSTVCVFLLSQNRATGKSSVVTLLLMGLAINALFLSGVGFLSYLARDPQARSIIFWNLGTLSGANWASISIIGLVTVACTIISLRYAKQLNALMMGEDEAIFLGVNLKRLQIIVIALNVLLVAVSTAFTGVISFVGLVVPHLLRLMGGSDNRFLIMASAIVGGILLSLADLVSRLMLAPAELPIGIVTSLVGVPVFIILLRKKQYYF is encoded by the coding sequence ATGGGAAAACTCAATAAAAGGAGCAGGGCGGTATTTCCTATCCTTACGGCCCTGCTTGTCATTACTTTTTTCCTATCCTTGAAATTCGGGGCCATCACCATTTCCTGGGCAGAGATACAATCTTCTTTTCTCCATTGGATAACCGGTGGGGAATCCAATTTGAATGAAAGGATTTTTTTGCAAATCAGGCTGCCGCGTGCCTTTGCCGGGGTGTTGGTAGGGGCGGGCCTTGGCGTGGGGGGGGTGCTCATGCAGGCCCTGTTTCGAAACCCTATCGTTGAACCAGGGCTTGTGGGCACATCCAGTGGCGCGGCATTCGGGGCATCCCTATACTTTGTGTTGGGGTCAGTGATCAAGTTCCATGCGGGCGAGTGGACGTTGCCGATAGCTGCTTGTATGGGAGGGGCGCTCTCCACCGTCTGTGTGTTCTTGTTGTCACAAAACCGTGCCACGGGAAAGAGTTCCGTGGTGACGTTGCTGCTAATGGGGCTGGCCATCAACGCGCTCTTTCTTAGTGGGGTGGGGTTCCTTTCCTACCTGGCGCGCGACCCACAGGCGCGCTCCATTATTTTCTGGAACCTGGGGACACTATCGGGCGCCAACTGGGCATCCATATCGATCATCGGCCTGGTGACGGTGGCCTGTACGATCATTTCCCTTCGCTATGCCAAGCAACTGAACGCGCTCATGATGGGCGAGGATGAAGCCATTTTCCTGGGGGTTAATTTAAAGCGGTTGCAAATCATAGTCATCGCGCTCAACGTATTGCTGGTGGCGGTGTCCACCGCATTTACGGGCGTTATCAGTTTTGTGGGGCTTGTGGTGCCCCACTTATTGCGGTTGATGGGAGGGTCTGACAACCGGTTCCTCATTATGGCAAGTGCGATAGTGGGGGGCATATTGCTTAGCCTGGCAGACCTCGTTTCACGATTGATGCTGGCCCCGGCCGAACTTCCCATCGGGATCGTCACCTCTTTGGTGGGCGTGCCCGTGTTCATCATCTTGTTGCGCAAAAAACAATATTACTTTTAA
- a CDS encoding ABC transporter substrate-binding protein, with product MRLSSIAFALVVILTGCGRFSNKDQKKENEKRIVCLSKQYNEIIFELNAQQDLVAVDLSSTYPPEIKKLPTVGYHRALSTEGILSMKPTMIIHDNNVGPEQVMRQMEGLKIPMMVFKTKGVDIESAKALVTEMGQYFGRQKAADSLNAKLDKDMRLATEALARYDETPKVVVIHYGRAGNLYLTMTEKSTTGELVRMAGGTIPIPGDRGMMQLSAEVIAKSDPDVILLTDFGYDRLGSPEQIKSLPGVAGTRAAANNRIYRVEEHDMVYFGPRTGEVVLMLQELIHRNGKTQ from the coding sequence ATGAGACTATCAAGCATTGCTTTTGCGCTCGTGGTCATACTCACGGGTTGCGGAAGGTTTTCCAACAAAGACCAAAAAAAGGAAAACGAAAAAAGGATTGTGTGCCTTTCCAAGCAATACAACGAGATAATTTTTGAGTTAAATGCCCAACAAGACCTTGTTGCAGTTGATCTTTCCAGTACCTATCCTCCGGAGATAAAGAAATTGCCTACCGTGGGGTACCACCGGGCGTTAAGCACCGAAGGCATCCTTTCCATGAAACCCACCATGATCATCCATGACAACAACGTGGGGCCTGAGCAGGTAATGAGGCAAATGGAAGGATTGAAAATCCCTATGATGGTGTTTAAAACCAAGGGTGTTGATATTGAAAGCGCGAAGGCACTGGTCACCGAAATGGGGCAGTATTTTGGCAGGCAAAAAGCAGCCGATTCATTGAATGCCAAATTGGACAAGGACATGCGCCTGGCCACGGAGGCGCTGGCCCGGTATGACGAAACGCCCAAGGTGGTGGTTATCCATTATGGGAGGGCCGGCAACCTGTACCTGACCATGACGGAAAAAAGCACCACCGGGGAGTTGGTCCGCATGGCGGGTGGCACCATCCCAATTCCTGGCGACAGGGGCATGATGCAACTTTCCGCGGAAGTAATAGCCAAATCCGACCCGGACGTGATCCTCCTGACCGACTTTGGATATGACCGGCTGGGCTCGCCCGAGCAAATAAAATCCCTGCCGGGCGTGGCAGGCACAAGGGCGGCCGCTAACAACAGGATTTACCGTGTGGAAGAACATGATATGGTATACTTCGGCCCAAGGACCGGGGAGGTGGTACTTATGTTGCAGGAACTGATTCACAGGAATGGGAAAACTCAATAA
- a CDS encoding TonB-dependent receptor: MKKIYFSLLGTIFSLSIMAQSGPLRGKVLDAVDNKPLANANVRFAGGSGTTTDDNGMFSLPCNGPADIIVSFVGYREVRQRVENCDEELSIEMVMANQILDNVVITATSNSNHSILYQPKSISKMGEVEIQRGNGLFLDDAINTNVTGVYMSRRAVSSGQQFNIRGYGSGVGFRGANNNFDGQGYKVYLNGIPITDAEGITLMDDIDFGTVGNVEVIKGPAGSLYGLAIAGVVNLQTKKPEYGKTSIGQQVMAGSYGLQRYTTQLEIGNERASVLVNYGNQHADGFMSHNASKKDFVNMAAEFYPNPKQRINTYLGYSHSYDERGGELTIDQYDNGDYTGNPRYIKNNAHSEITSFRAGLSHVYSFSDNISNTTTFFGSGVSNNSSSAAGWTDKSPINYGLRSTLDMKFLLGEGASLSGIVGVESQKQFAQIVGYGMTADSTNLSGYNIIGDLRSNQAAMSSTTSSFTEWTLSLPHDVSITAGVGLSTMNIELDNRIYDAAENTPAGGKPSHYGITYDNMVSPHFAINKVFNNSLSAYVSYSKGYKAPVSSNIVISATGRLNTGLRPEVGNQFEVGTKGSLMDGRLNYQVALFDAGFDDKMTSVAVPLNNTTTLYSYIANGGKQQNRGLEVAVAYNAYQSATGFMNYVRPFANLTYSDFQYKDFSYESVSKTGQLLQADYSGKAVAGVSPVVANVGVDLSANNGFYGNLYYSFKDSMPITSDGAYQSQIYRLVNAKVGYHRMVSGHFDVDAYFGANNITGQRYYYMVFVNQLNDAYIPAPDKINYFGGLNLKYIF; encoded by the coding sequence ATGAAAAAAATTTATTTCTCCCTTTTGGGGACAATTTTCAGCCTTTCCATAATGGCCCAATCCGGCCCACTCAGGGGAAAGGTATTGGATGCCGTGGACAACAAGCCACTGGCAAATGCCAACGTACGCTTTGCAGGAGGAAGCGGGACCACCACCGATGACAACGGAATGTTTTCTTTGCCCTGCAACGGCCCTGCAGATATTATTGTTTCTTTTGTCGGTTATCGCGAAGTGCGGCAACGGGTGGAAAACTGTGACGAGGAATTAAGCATTGAAATGGTGATGGCCAACCAAATATTGGACAATGTGGTGATCACGGCAACCTCTAATTCCAACCATTCGATACTTTACCAGCCAAAGTCGATTTCCAAAATGGGCGAAGTGGAGATACAACGCGGCAATGGCTTGTTTTTGGACGATGCCATAAACACAAACGTGACAGGCGTGTATATGTCCAGGCGCGCTGTTTCTTCCGGGCAGCAGTTCAATATCCGGGGCTATGGCAGTGGCGTGGGCTTTAGAGGCGCCAACAATAACTTTGACGGACAGGGGTACAAAGTGTATTTAAACGGGATCCCCATTACCGATGCGGAAGGGATTACCTTAATGGACGATATTGATTTTGGCACGGTGGGCAATGTGGAAGTGATCAAAGGCCCGGCCGGCTCGTTGTATGGCTTGGCCATTGCGGGCGTTGTCAACCTACAAACAAAAAAACCTGAATACGGAAAAACATCCATTGGCCAGCAGGTGATGGCAGGCAGCTATGGCCTTCAGCGGTATACTACGCAGTTGGAGATCGGGAATGAACGTGCTTCCGTTCTGGTGAACTATGGAAACCAACATGCTGACGGGTTTATGAGCCACAATGCGTCCAAAAAAGATTTTGTAAACATGGCAGCGGAGTTTTATCCCAATCCAAAGCAACGCATCAATACTTACTTAGGGTATAGCCACAGCTATGACGAGCGCGGGGGGGAGTTGACCATTGACCAATATGACAATGGTGATTATACAGGCAACCCAAGGTATATTAAAAACAACGCCCACTCCGAAATAACAAGCTTCAGGGCGGGGCTTAGCCATGTGTACAGTTTCAGTGACAACATCAGCAATACCACTACTTTTTTTGGATCGGGCGTGAGCAACAACTCTAGTTCGGCCGCGGGCTGGACAGACAAAAGCCCCATCAATTATGGCTTGCGTTCCACCCTGGACATGAAGTTTTTGTTGGGGGAGGGGGCCAGCCTGAGTGGTATCGTGGGGGTAGAGTCGCAAAAGCAGTTTGCCCAGATAGTAGGGTATGGCATGACGGCCGATAGCACCAACTTGAGTGGCTACAACATAATTGGCGACCTGAGGAGCAACCAGGCGGCCATGAGCAGCACCACCTCCTCATTTACGGAATGGACATTGTCTTTGCCGCACGATGTGTCCATCACGGCAGGGGTAGGGTTGAGCACCATGAATATTGAACTGGACAACCGCATTTACGATGCGGCCGAAAATACCCCTGCAGGGGGCAAGCCATCTCATTATGGTATTACCTATGACAATATGGTGTCCCCCCACTTTGCCATTAACAAAGTCTTTAACAATTCCCTGTCTGCGTATGTATCCTATAGCAAGGGGTACAAGGCACCGGTAAGTTCCAATATCGTGATTTCCGCTACCGGAAGATTGAACACAGGATTACGCCCCGAGGTGGGCAACCAGTTTGAGGTGGGCACTAAAGGGTCTTTGATGGACGGCCGGCTGAACTACCAGGTGGCATTGTTTGATGCCGGGTTTGACGATAAGATGACCTCCGTGGCCGTGCCCCTGAACAACACCACAACGTTGTACAGTTACATTGCCAATGGGGGCAAACAGCAGAACAGGGGGCTGGAAGTGGCCGTGGCGTACAATGCCTACCAATCGGCCACGGGCTTTATGAATTATGTCCGTCCATTTGCCAACCTCACTTACTCGGACTTCCAATACAAGGATTTTTCTTATGAGTCGGTCAGCAAGACAGGACAGCTTTTGCAGGCTGATTATTCCGGCAAGGCGGTGGCAGGTGTATCGCCAGTTGTGGCCAATGTAGGGGTTGACCTATCGGCCAACAACGGCTTCTATGGCAACCTTTACTATTCCTTCAAAGATTCCATGCCGATCACTTCGGACGGGGCATATCAATCCCAAATCTATCGCCTGGTAAACGCAAAAGTGGGTTACCACAGGATGGTTTCAGGCCACTTTGATGTAGATGCCTATTTTGGTGCGAACAACATTACGGGGCAGCGGTATTATTATATGGTGTTCGTCAACCAATTGAACGATGCCTATATCCCGGCACCGGATAAAATCAATTACTTTGGCGGGTTGAATTTGAAATATATATTTTAA
- the corA gene encoding magnesium/cobalt transporter CorA, which yields MKGKILDTIKKPDKIILQGLKSLTHITGSITGIDFNFYSKIKSEAKGKSELTFIGKKKMEEVKLQLFTYNETTCNEATSIGDFNKIDKNNPSHNYWLNLHGIHDVALIEDIGRYLALERLTIRQLVDTTQRPKVDDYEDYVFFSIKSILMDESRHLKIEQLSFVLGKNYVLSFQEEAGDHFEHIRNKLRENLGLIRKRECDFLLFQLLDAILDNYFETLDQINHEVAIVEKETMLNPEQATLLLIEKNKKNVGKIKKSLLPFKEALTNIIKDRTHFINRKHRKYFRDLKNSCANAIEEANATYAALESLTNIYFSSLSQKMNETMKVLTTVATIFIPLTFIAGIYGMNFANMPELKWKYGYYVIWGIMLTVLAGMVIYFKRKKWL from the coding sequence ATGAAAGGCAAAATACTCGACACCATTAAAAAGCCGGATAAGATAATCCTGCAAGGCCTCAAATCGCTTACCCATATTACCGGGAGCATTACCGGCATCGACTTCAACTTTTATTCAAAAATCAAAAGCGAAGCCAAAGGGAAAAGCGAGCTTACCTTCATCGGCAAAAAAAAGATGGAGGAGGTAAAGCTCCAGCTTTTTACTTACAACGAAACCACCTGTAACGAAGCCACCTCGATTGGGGATTTTAACAAGATTGATAAAAACAACCCCAGCCATAATTATTGGCTCAACCTTCACGGTATCCACGATGTGGCCCTGATAGAAGATATTGGCCGGTACCTTGCGCTCGAACGCCTGACCATCCGGCAACTTGTGGATACCACCCAGCGCCCAAAAGTAGATGACTACGAGGACTATGTCTTTTTCAGCATAAAGTCAATATTGATGGATGAAAGCAGGCACCTCAAAATTGAACAATTGTCGTTCGTGCTCGGCAAGAACTATGTGCTGTCATTTCAGGAGGAGGCAGGCGACCACTTTGAGCACATTCGGAACAAGTTAAGGGAAAACCTGGGGCTCATAAGAAAAAGGGAATGTGATTTCCTGCTGTTTCAATTGCTGGATGCCATTCTTGATAATTATTTTGAAACACTGGACCAAATCAACCACGAAGTTGCCATCGTTGAAAAGGAAACCATGCTCAACCCCGAACAGGCCACCCTCCTGCTTATAGAAAAAAACAAAAAGAACGTTGGGAAAATAAAGAAATCGCTCTTGCCCTTTAAGGAAGCGCTGACCAATATCATAAAAGACAGGACCCATTTTATCAATAGGAAGCACAGAAAATATTTCCGTGACCTAAAGAATAGCTGTGCCAATGCCATCGAAGAGGCCAACGCGACCTATGCCGCACTGGAAAGCCTAACCAATATCTATTTTTCGTCATTAAGCCAAAAGATGAACGAAACCATGAAGGTACTCACCACGGTGGCCACCATATTTATACCCCTCACCTTTATTGCAGGTATCTACGGCATGAATTTCGCCAATATGCCGGAGTTGAAATGGAAGTATGGATATTATGTGATCTGGGGAATTATGCTCACCGTGTTGGCGGGCATGGTCATTTATTTCAAAAGAAAAAAATGGCTCTGA